The proteins below are encoded in one region of Helianthus annuus cultivar XRQ/B chromosome 2, HanXRQr2.0-SUNRISE, whole genome shotgun sequence:
- the LOC110885425 gene encoding leucine-rich repeat receptor protein kinase EMS1 → MGLKAPIWRILWSKMKKEKKNTHFSYDPCEYAQNFDEGLMVNDYDDLSRSFSARFAVPSTVVFDKESHCHHLHHPKPYLTIIIFFTQPTSNLTPSPLQRLVLSNNRFTGGIPKEIGSLASLSVLNLNSNNFSGVIPVEIGRCSSLTTLDLGNNRFNGSIPVEINGLSQLQCLVLSNNDLSGRIPSSNGSKYFREVGIPDSSFVQHHGLYDLSHNRLTGSVPDELGNCLVVVDLLLNDNMLSGELPKSLAKLANLTTLDLSNNVLSGGLPAEYGRSMKLQGLYLENNNLTGSIPPELGQLHSLVKLNCLSIIYVW, encoded by the exons ATGGGTTTAAAAGCACCCATTTGGAGAATTTTGTGGAGCAAGatgaagaaagaaaagaagaataCTCATTTTAGTTATGATCCATGTGAGTATGCTCAAAATTTCGATGAGGGGTTAATGGTGAATGATTATGATGATCTCTCGAGATCGTTTTCGGCTCGTTTCGCAGTCCCGTCTACTGTTGTTTTCGACAAGGA GTCCCactgtcatcatcttcatcaccccAAACCTTATCTCACCATTATCATCTTCTTTACCCAACCCACCTCCAATCTTACCCCATCACCATTACAAAGATTGGTTTTGAGTAACAACAGGTTTACAGGGGGTATACCGAAGGAAATTGGAAGTTTAGCTTCACTTTCGGTTCTTAATTTGAATTCGAATAATTTTTCTGGTGTCATTCCTGTTGAAATCGGGAGATGTAGTTCTCTTACTACATTGGATCTTGGTAACAACAGGTTTAATGGGTCGATTCCGGTTGAGATCAATGGTTTATCTCAGCTGCAATGCTTGGTGCTTTCGAATAATGATCTTTCGGGTAGGATTCCTTCTTCGAACGGTTCGAAGTACTTCAGGGAAGTTGGTATTCCCGATTCGAGTTTCGTTCAACACCATGGGTTGTATGATCTTTCGCATAATCGGTTGACTGGTTCAGTTCCGGATGAGTTAGGAAACTGTTTGGTTGTGGTGGATCTTTTGCTTAATGATAACATGCTTTCCGGTGAATTACCGAAATCTCTAGCAAAGTTGGCCAACCTCACGACGTTAGATCTTTCCAACAATGTGTTATCCGGTGGTTTACCTGCTGAATACGGCCGGTCGATGAAACTTCAAGGTTTGTATCTGGAGAATAATAACCTGACTGGGAGTATCCCGCCTGAATTAGGCCAACTCCATAGTTTGGTTAAGCTTAATTGTCTCTCAATTATATATGTTTGGTGA